A window of Misgurnus anguillicaudatus chromosome 3, ASM2758022v2, whole genome shotgun sequence genomic DNA:
CGTTTGTGAGTAGCGTGACTGACAGCCGGCCCTTGCGGGAGCTCATCGCCGAGGCCAAAGCGGAGGTGGAGGTCACAGAAGAGATAGAGGAGCTAaaggaggaagaagaggaagaagatAATGAAGGAAACGTGGTAAGACATTATAGCAATCATTATTGCCTATTTAGTTAATAACTGGAGCTGGTAAAGCAGTATTTGTGGGTTTAGAACTTACATGGGATACTGCATGAACTATCAACAATGAGCCCTTAAAATAACACGTTAAATAAAGCGTATTGTTGGAAACCTTTTTTTAGCAAAGACCAGGAGACTTGGATTTCCTCAAGCTGTAGTCTTTATTGCAGAAAGAGGTCTTTAAATCTGAGTGTAGAGCTTGGGCGCTGCGGTCACCAAGTCTGACTTACAGTAGCCCTACAttgcatttatacacattttaaGGGGCAGTCTCCTAAATAGAAAGCATTGCACTCAATTTTAAACAAAGCATTGAAAGGAAGTAACACTGCCACCCCCATCCTGGAGTTTCACCAACCAATCCCATTAACATTACTCTCACCCACTGCCTCACCCAGACTATTTAATTACCATAAAAATGGGTTCACACCTTAGGCTTGACATTTACCTTTGACTTAGCTGAAACATAACCAAGAGGCACCAGGGTTGcactaaataatataaaatgtttttcctCAGATTCTTCGAGGGCACAAGCGTGCATCGTCTGACGTTAGTGTCGGAAGCTCTGAAGATGAGAAGCTTCCACAATCGCCGTCCATCTTGGAGTCTGTTCCTGAGAAGATTGAGGAGGTTGCTACTACCAAACTACCAGATGATAGCGTAATAATCGGAGAAacaaataaagatgaaactgtGAAGGCAGAGAACCACATACAGGATGTAACAGCCCCAGGAGTTGAAGAGCAAGCTGTAGATGTTTCTCCAAAGGAACCTCAGGAAACTAAAGCTGATGATGAACCAGAAGTTGTTCCCCCAGCGACGCCCGTGGACACGATAGTGCATGAAGAGGAGACGCCAGCCAAACCTGAAGAAGAGGTGAAAGTGTCAGAAGTGGAGCAGGTAGAGGAGACACCAGCCAAACCTAACGAAGACAAACCCGTAGAAGAGGTGAAAGTGTCAGAAGTGGAGCAGGGAGATACTCTGGATGGTCTGAAAGAGATTGAACCTGCTGAAAGCAAAGAGATTATGGGCAATGGTGAGCTCATAAAGGAAGTGCCTGCCTCAGATGAGAAACCAATAGAGGAAACCACTAAAACAGATGAGGTCATCAAGGTTGTAGCTGATGTACCTAGCCCAACCGGTTCTGTGGAAGAAGAGAAGGTTGAGGAAAAGGAGAAATCATCACTGGAGGATCAAGAAACCCCTGTGAAACGCAGGTACGAGAAAAAGGAGGACTCCGATTCAGGAATTAGTTCTGCGGCTGAGAACAGCAGCATAGACCTGAACTTATCCGTATCCAGCTTTATAAAATCCAAAGAGCCAGGATCCACCGCTCGGCAGGTAAGAAACAACTCAATTTCTTAAAGACTGTCTTTTCATCAAGGAATATTTTAGGGCTGTGttaaaaaaatcgattcaccgGTTCTGAATCGATTTTCATGTTAATCTCTAAAGATCGATCCGTAACTCAATTAatcgatttaataattaataacttaaACTTGCCTCGTCATTGAATTCACGCATGCGCACAAGGTGGAATGACATTAAAACAACTAACATAGCGGTCAGTAAAGCTAAGCAAGCGGTTGTTTTGAAAACTCTAGAAACGCTCAAAGCTGCGATCtacatgtaaaataatccactcataacaaatgaacgagttatttgtttaatttttataataagcgcCATGCAGTGAATCCACCGCGGGTCTCCAGCGAAACTCTCCCACTCCCCCCCCCCCTTTGTGCTCATGCAGCCGGTCTCTGACGGGCAGAGGTTTCTTGAGGCACGCGCAACGGGTCGCCAAAGAGTTCTTCTTacacataatgctaatagttgtaaaggTTTCTGAACTTTtagcaagctaagacaaaactctcgtttatatcagtgacatgtgcgctgctggagcgatgtagtttgacgcctaatttgcttatagtacaaacatctttgatcagaaagacgagaaagagacgcaaatgtTAATGTGCAATAGGAAGTAAAGagcgtcaagaccttaaaacagacttcatcacatcatagcacccGTCATAATATCTATATAGAGCTCCTTCTCTCATAAACGGgtatttatcctgtctgtaggtttgTGCATAAATTTATCCCTATTCATTTTACATactgcctatttttaatgtaatgtatgcataaatacaaaatacaatgcatactatagcttcaatagtctataaaattaataactcaattaaaaacaaaattctgtctatcaagacttaatctgttgttatcctctgggcattttcactttaacattattaactttaaattgtccatattttaaaactgtggtgagcagttAAACGCTATAGTGAGTGGCaaataactgcacatttttataatccaaaaaactgaaaaacatgtataccaTGAAATATACTGTTactgtgaaataaaatgactcatggaatagatttttggtcattctGTGCACCCCTATCTGGCACCATTTCgggcttttttcaaaaacacttatctaaatctcgaagatcggatcgaatcaaatcaaataatgataataatcgATTTAAGAACTTGAAAATCGGAATCGAATCAATTCTTGAAATTTGAATCGAAACCCAGCCCTAGAGTATTGGTGAATTATTCTTTGTAATTTTTAGCTATATTCCCTATCCCTAGTCAATATTGCGGTTGCAATCTATAATTTTCCAAATACCGTTCATGCTAGTGTTGTCACAATATTGGAATTTCAAACTTGGATACTATACCTGGAAAAATAACGCTTCCAATACCACGGAGGAATCTGCCACAACATTAAATCTTAAACGttctatttttattaaaaaacaaataaaacaaggcagatttttttttaactttcacaTTTCTAACATGACTACGAGGTCATAGCAGATGTATTCTCCTGAGCTTCTGTCTGGTCCTATAACAAAAATAAGCctataatacaaatattttagtTTTCTTCAGGCCTTTGActaaaattttcagtcagtTTGTCTGGAGCTGTGAATTACTAGACTAAAAAATTGttaagttatttattttctacttttttaaGAAACTTGCAGTATACAGTAAACTAAGACTGTttccatttcaaacaatgtgTGCTTTGATTTCAGTCGAAggcaaaatgttaaataaataaccaTAACAACTAATACTTTCTTCTTCACTCAATtcttttaaaatcacaaaactaATAACAAATGCCCTTTCAATAGAAAAATATATCCcacctttaaaggacaagtttggtagtttacacttaaagccctgttttcagattgtttatggtgaagtggaacggttttgactgaaattttgacgtgtgcggctgccccgagaattttcgggtgtttgttgtttcacctcccacctctacaatgggtttataggtgcacaggaacaatccttcctaaaattcattcaactttcgtttacaaagacgtgaaactcaccgagtggtcacgggtgttcactgatatgctcacacaaaaattgctgcaaaagatgctttccaacaggtattttagcattcgttgtaaacgcctcacacccgtatattcttccgttgagagcttgtgTTCCAAACACTGCGCGTTGCGGTTTTTCCAAACACTGTTCTTACACTCATGTTTTAAAACTTCTTCAATGTTTTTCTAGGATAACAAGAGGGAGAAAAAAACTATGAAAAAGACTCGCAAGTTCATGGTGGACGGTGTGGAGGTCAGCGTGACCACATCTAAGATCATCACAGACAACGACACCAAAAATGAGGAAATGAGGTTCCTCAGGTGAGCCATCCCCTGTTTAATTCCTCGCTCATTTACTAAATTTGTCTCATGCTTTTGTTAAACTTTTAAGTTTTCCTTGCcttctgtttgttttttacaccagcaccTTTGTGAATGCTTGCAGAATAGATTGTAGTCAAGTATCCAATCACAATCTGAACATAGAGAATATAAACACAGAGGGGGCGGCAGGGTTTTAAAACTACACAGAGATGTTGTTTGTTAGTGAATGTTGTAGATAATATGTCCCAGTTAACACTATTCAAACAGCAGATGCGCTGTTAGCTCGGGAAATGAAAGATGGAGATGTGAATGACACTTCCTGTTCCTGTCGGGCAGTGCAGTTACATCCTGGCTGGCTGGATTGTGTGATATCCAAAAAAGCTGTTTAATTCTCAGCTTTTTATTTGCAGTCTTATCTTTATGTTTAAGCAACATGATTTTGAGATTTATTGGTTAACCTAAAACTGTTATGATTAAAAGAGTATGGGAAACTGTATTTTCTTAGCTTTGGAACAAGTTTATTTCTGTGAATTATACAATGATTTTGTATTATGGAATTTATTAAGTAACTTTATATTAAGTGAAATTTGGGccgtaaaatatataaaaaaaactttttatagcCTTGCTggtatgtaatatattttgtgtataaatcacttatttacatttcatttataaGAAACAATCATTTCCATATTAATATGATCCGATAATTATCTTTTGAATTGCATaacacaagttttttttttttacagattttatgTCTCCTAATTTCATTTAATTCAACAAATAGTAATTCTGAAATATACTTGGGATGATTAGCtctgtttatttttcttgactTGTGAATAACTTGAGTATAAAAATGGCACACCCTACCCCATCCCTACCtgtacaaaaacaaacagacctataatgaattaaatataatggtCTTGCATCCATAAGCATTGGTTATAAGGTGGGCTTTTTGGCCTTATTCTTAAAATTACGACtgaattaaaggtgcaataTGGGACTTTTAAAAGGATCGTCCCTATGAtggtcctgtggcagctaccgtagcttttcatTGCATTTCAAATTTAAGCTTTGTTGCAGTTCGCAATCTCACCGCTAAATTCCACTAAAAAACCCACACTGGACCTTTATATTGAATGTAAAAGGTCAAGACTCAAAATAGGTCAGATGTTGGATCAGTCCTAAAGGGACGATATATGTTTGTGTTGTAGGCGTCAGGAGCTGAGAGAACTCCGACTTCTCCAGAAAGAGGAGCAGAGAGCTCAACAGCAGCTCAGCAATAAACTCCAACAACAGAAAGAGCAGATCTACAAACGCTTCGAACAGGAGGTCACGAGTAAGAGGAAACAAAGCATTTTAAACACaaggcctttttacacctggtcacttcatgtgttttctctgatcggatagctatctcgGCAAAACAGATATGAATCCGATCTTCTACTCTTGCGCAAAATGCTAATACATTATTCATTACTCCACCTTTAAAAAACTTAAGTCGACTTTTATGCAACAAAAGGGAGCACTCactgtatgttgtactgtattTTGGGCAGGGGACGCGTGTCTCCTTGCTCGGCATGAGCTGGAGCGCACATTACAGAGCAGCAGGAGAGTGACGGAGTGATGGTTTAacacagtggttttcaaactgggagatggtgccaggggggccccagttttatgacattttataaaatacatgaatttatcatgaattctgtgtaattaaacctaaaaaataataagccaactaaccaacagcactactatgtataattttatatgttttgtttaattaaaatattacattttaaaactgtttttgtcataaattttctttcggggggccgcgaaaaaatgcactgtacacaaaggggggccgcacgctgaaaaagtttgggaaccactggtttaaCATACAGGTCCATGACGGAGAAACGCGTTTACAAAACTcgaagttttatttctttgtttaactttttccccgccattgatgacttatattgtcaattaagagaaaacatttgtattaaaaaaaccgtgttcctgatgagtttttgttaatttgtaatactgcgattatccactagaaaactgaagcaaaattattttgactaattttaaactctgtgcatgttttgataattgttctgaatctgatttctaacaaaattccttaacaaaaatgcaattatttcagctttttgcaatttttttaaattgtttttttaaaatacccatatttaagaattaataagcagaggaaaaaaatcaagatatgatgaaacattttttcatgtttttgtttgtttgtttgaaagcaaagagtctgttctttcatttgatatatttgtatgtttatatatttatagaagaaaagtTTCCTGATagtcattttgtgaaacttttgtaaaattacaaaaatgctggcaggcaacttttttataaaaaggctggcggggaatgagttaatatcaTTCGAGTTTGTCACTGGGCTCTTTTATTGCTTCTAATAAGCTTTTTAACCCGCTGTCATCACTCCATAAAGCAATAAGCgtgtcgtctttgtttgtttgcctcATTGCTGCCTAACTTCCAGGTGACGTGCTTATGTTTAGGAGGAGTTAGAAGCTGACATGTGGTTCATCAAGCAGATGTATTTACACTTTTCCAGTTTCTTCTGAAATgcgtcccagaccacctcctgaagtggtttgagcgatcGGATTTAAATCCATCTCGAAAAAGTTTCGgagggcatttacacctggCCTTTTTACGATCGAATAGCTATCCTATCAGAGAAACGCATGAAGTGACCGGGTGTAAAAAGCCCTTATTATGTTTAAACCACCTTTTGTTGAAACTAAGTCACATCCAGGATCCAAAATAAAGGTGTCAATCAATGAATGATGTATGCAAGGTAAAAGTCAATACATTTGCAATAGTATAGTTCATTAAAGGATCTTATGCAGTAATAAAGGGACGCATCTGCTACACATGTCTTattagaccatttcaaaagatgtaaacaatgctggtccagaagcacttcctgtttcagttttttaacactagataaatgttgttgggataaaatacaaccaaaagaacatatagaactgaatcaaaaagttaaacaaaaatcttaaagataatgatatatgtaaaataaaataaaaaacagtcacgaattgaaacaggaagtgtttttggaccagtgttgtttacatcttttgaaatagTCTATTAGTGCTGTAGTAAAATTGCTTCTATATGCAAAAGCAGATAAACTGTTTGACCTCACTAATCCAACAACAAAACCTGTCTGTCCCTAATTTTGATATGTCCTTTATTTGTAGAAGTTTTGTTGAACTAATAGTTTGTTAGATATAGAAACATTAATTTGCCCAAAATGGTGACACAAAACACAGAAATACTGACAACCCAACAGCATGACATTGAATGCTTAAtagcttatttatttttggaGACTATAATCTGTGTCAGACTATTAAAGAACTCCACCGGGACTTGTCCTAGTTTAACCCGATCAGCAGCGATTTTTAGTGTAGTCTTATCTAATCGCTCATCTCACTATTTTATCAATTTCCAATTGGCATTATGTCTGCAGTCAAGGCAAAGATTTACATACCTTCAAATGACTCTTCCTAACTCCTGagatgaatttttttaaactgtatgATATATTAGTTGGTTGTGTAGGGTTAAGTTGATCTCTATAGTGTGACTTTTAGTTATTTTCAGTAATTGTTGTTGTCTTGGCTTTCTAGAGTAAGAAACGTCACTATGATACGGAGGTGGAGAATCTGGAGCGGCAGCAGAAACAGAAGATCGAGCGTCTGGAGCAGGAACACACGGAGCGTCTCCGAGACGAGGCCAAGAGAATCAAAGCTGAACAGGAGAAGGAGCTCTCCAAGTTCCAGAACACGCTGAAGAACCGCAAGAAAGAGGTGCTGAGGCGTTTACGACTACTTCTACTTATGGttaactaaaaataataatttagctTTATTTGTAGCTCACTTGGTGgaagagcattgtgttagcagtgcagTGGTTAGAGGTTCAAATCTTGCatgctgataaaatgtaaagtctGAATGGACAGAtgacaaaaatttttttataaatttttctCTCTGACCCCTACCGTGGGTTCACGCCAtctgcgtttgaggcgtcaaaatctcgTCTACCGCGtatagtttgccgcttgaacattttgagtttactcgctgcatgcacacgtgaaattctagtcatcgagacattcacacggaaattcgtgtcatgggaggggcttctgcgactcagcttgctttctgtaatcacgtcactactaaaagcaggctcctgattatTAACGTGGcatgtttttccgccaaagttaaaattttttaacTTACGTGTTTCCAGCGGCATTCGCGCGAACTAGCATGCGAATGAGGCGTAATCGCGCCGCGAGCCCTCAAGACGCGCGTCAACATGTCTTTACatttgacttaacattgaaatcactcgcgcttgatgcctttaccgcggctggtctgaacgcagcattagtatTAATCAAGCTGTTTTTActactgtacatttaaaggtgcaatgtttGACTTTTATAAGGATCTGTAGGCAGAAATGTAATATACTACACATAACTATtatcagtgttgtataaagaccttacataatgaactgtattgtttttattacatttagaatgagccgtttttatgtacatacaccgcgggtcttTTTACATGgttgccgtcatgtttctacagtagccctaaatggacaaactgcacTATACAGCACACTTtatccctacgttgtctcagatgatgatggtttgtcctgtggtggctaccgtagcttctctttttGGTTTCGAatgggaggggtgagctgtgtaCTGAGCAGtgggttgcaattcacagtctcaccactagatgccgctaaaattcccacattgcacctttacgATATCCATCTCTGTAATATGTGCTAACCAGTAACCACTGGCACACTGTCAAGATAAGCAAAGATGCTGAAAATCATGCCTGAAACTCATTTTCCTTATCGCTATTTATGTATTTTCACGTAAGCCGGCTTTAACCTGCCTTCACTTCGCATTTTGAAATCCACCCAAACCTTTTTTTATGTTTCCTATCTGGTATTTTTCGGGGAGCACAGGAGCTCTCATCCAAACGTAAGAGATGTGGCTTCCTGAAGCGCTTCAGGAAAGATTTAATCCAACCTTGCAAGGAGGTAACATAAAGACCCGGAATACCTCCAGAATTTTCTTCATTATATTTATTCTCCGGGTTTTTTCGGGAGCTTTTCTACCACATATTGGTTTCTGTGgtgatatgtttttttaaaggcttTTTTTCTATGATTCTTGTCTCATCCCTTTACATTAAATGGGGCAGAGactgaaaaaccatttttaccttgtctttgttgaataatggtagtctacccacatccacaaacatacaaaaagtgctaaacatgctaaacatctcaatctcatagaaattcctcttttagaaatgtcagccagaaaacagcccaatctaaaaaacacatgcttatgacatcacaggcatctaactgcccctccactttaaaataattggctacattttttgagtggcagcaaagtcagccaatcagtaatgagattgcaagttaagccagtagggggagccaaataggtgcaaaaccacttgtttaaaatcccccaccctaatagagctatatGAGAGAGGTTTTttggaagcttctaaggcattacagacccaaacaaaaacatttttgtctacatgtcacatcacagaacaaggataaatactccgttcaatcattctatgtcacctttaatagtttattttacactgtgataaatgtacacattaaacaCAGTACTTGTGGTGTTGCATGCTTTGATTGTAAGGCATGTAAGCAGAAAATCATTGCCCCATCTGATATGAGCGATTCGTGTGGATTTTAAAAGCTCTTGCTGTGTTTTATAGGAGCAGGAGTTTCTTCAAAAGCAACAGCAGGATCTGGACATCGCTCTGAAGAAGATCATACAGCAACAAAAACATGAGCTGGCCACCATTGAGAGGGACTGCCTCAACCACAAACAGCAACTTTTGAGAGGTCGGATGTCTTTCGTATTAAGCTTGTTGTTATTTCTGCCTCCCACCTGTTCATTTACTGcttgtgtgttggcagtgtgtgaacacaaccaccctacaattaaaaaaagtccaccctttctttctttttaatcctcattaaaccaaagcagtctcattagattctcttgttaatgtgatgtcacactaacaAAGCCCCAtgcacagccactgactgactggttaattttaccaaAAAGTTTTACTAAATGCATTTGTTAGCATGTTGTAGCGCTAATGCATGTTAAGATAGTattgtattcacaggaatcagatctatttttaaccaaaagcgaACACTGTCTGTTGTTAAAGggtcattttctcactctcatgttgttacaaacatgcATACACAGAGGACAATATTTTGAGGACCAAACCGATCATAAGCCCCAATAACGTCTATAGTAGTAAAAAGAATACTGTTGTTAAGTGAATAggggcttctgatcggtttggtaacaaacattcctcaaaatatctttcttcgtgttcatcagaacagaGAAATTTAaacgggtttgtaacaacataaaagtgagtaaatgatgacagaattttcatttttgggtaaactatccctttaagggcgTGAGTAgcctgtagctcatttgcatttaaaggtacacacataaaaacagcacttttttgTTCCTGCTCAAATAGGGGCAATTTGGACATGCTTTAAAGGagaacaccacagtttttcggTGTTTTGCTATGTTCTTGCCTCAACTTGGACGAATTggtacatccctatcttttttcgatgcatgcacttttaatttttgtacagcgcgtcgtgaatgtgttagcattagccccattcattcctatggctccaaacagggatacatttagaagccaccaaacacttccatgttttccttatttttacattgttacatgagtagttacacaagtaagtatagtggcacaaaataaaacttttgtttggagccataggcatgaatggggccaggctaactgctaacacattcaagaagcgctgtacaaagattaaaagtgcacaaattaaaaaaagaggtatgtattaattcatctaagttgaggtaagaacatagtaaaatattgaaaaacggtgatgTTTTCCTTAAACAATTGAACTGTTGGGGCATTTTGGGTACACCCAAGACTTATATTGCATCTTGtcaaaatgtttataataggtgccctttaatgatGCCATTAACTCTtttgccgccattgacgagttatctcgtcaattatgtgTTAACATTTAACtgataaatatgcctttttggacgaatttcaaagtgtaataccgcttttatccactagatggaatttatcaaaaacggaagttaaaaagatttaatgatttattttaactgcctttatgtttgatagtcattctgactctgatctctaacaaaaatttcctttacaaaaacgcacttttttaaagctttttgctcaaaatgttgtatttttgaagagaaatatccatatttcagtggttaaattaagtggaaaaagtaaatatataatgaaacgtttttcctcattttgtttgtttgtttgtttattgtttgtttgaaagtgttctttcatttgatatatttgcatgtttatatatttatagaagatattttttcctgcaaggaattttgtgaaacttttgttaaaatcacaaaaatgcgggtgggcaacttttctcaaaaaggctggcggtgaattaGTTAAGAATAACGTGATATTTGATTCACTTGGTTTTTCTCCTGTGCTCTCTACAGCACGTGAAGCAGCGATGTGGGAGCTTGAAGAGCGCCAACTACAGGAGAAACACCAGCTGTTCAAGCAGCAGCTTAAGGACCAGTACTTCATGCAAAGACACCAGCTGCTCAAAAGACACGAGAAGGTTGGGCCGTTTCTGTATCCGTGTTTATGCCTTTAACACAGTTAACTTGTCTCTGATTTCAGAACAACCAGTTCAGTTATGTCATACGTGTTTTTGTAGCTGACCTTAGCAGGGCAAAGGTCATGAGTTCAATCACAGAAagaaatgtatagcttgaagtcgctttggataaaagcagcTAAATGTACTACAACGCAGTAAATGGTGGACATCAGTATGATTTTTGCTAACTGTTGGTGTTTCCGTACAGGAAATGGAGCAGATGCACCGATATAACCAACGTTTGATAGAAGAGTTGAAGACCAAACAGACTCAGGAGAGGACAAGACTGCCTAAGATTCAGCGCAGTGACGGCAAGACCCGTATGGCCATGTATAAAAAAAGCCTGCGCATCAGCGTCACGGCGGTCACACCCGACCTGGAGCGAGAGAGGGTTAAACAGGTCAGATTTTGTTACCGGTTTTTACTTTATACTACCATATAAAAAAAGTATCATCTGCATAACGTTTTGTGTATTAGCAGATGTATTTATGTCTGTGTGTCGTGTTGCACAGTTTGCAGCACAAGAGGAGAAAAGGCAAAAGAACGAGAGGCTCCATCAACTCCAGAAACACGAGAATCAGATGAGGGACCTACAGACACAATGTGACATGAATGTCAAAGAACTCCAGCAGTTACAGGTACAAAATACTAAACTCGGTATACTGGTTAAAGATGCCAAGTTAACAAAACGCTGTAGGTTCAAAacacctacttccatactacaTAGTATAGGGCTGCGACAACTAATCCATAAAATCGATAATGAAATCGTTGTCAGTTGGTCTG
This region includes:
- the slkb gene encoding STE20-like kinase b isoform X1: MSFFNFRKIFRLGSEKKKKQYDHVHRDTNPEEIWEIVGELGDGAFGKVYKAKNKQTGIFAAAKVIDTKSEDELEDYMVEIDILASCDHENIVKLLDAFYFEAKLWILIEFCGGGAVDAVMLELERPLTEPQIRVVCKQVLEALLYLHNNKVIHRDLKAGNILLTLDGDVKLADFGVSAKNTKTIQRRDSFIGTPYWMAPEVVMCETSKDRPYDYKADIWSLGVTLIELAQIEPPNHEMNPMRVLLKIAKADPPTLQQPSKWSSEFKDFLKHSLDKNVDNRWSTAQLLQHPFVSSVTDSRPLRELIAEAKAEVEVTEEIEELKEEEEEEDNEGNVILRGHKRASSDVSVGSSEDEKLPQSPSILESVPEKIEEVATTKLPDDSVIIGETNKDETVKAENHIQDVTAPGVEEQAVDVSPKEPQETKADDEPEVVPPATPVDTIVHEEETPAKPEEEVKVSEVEQVEETPAKPNEDKPVEEVKVSEVEQGDTLDGLKEIEPAESKEIMGNGELIKEVPASDEKPIEETTKTDEVIKVVADVPSPTGSVEEEKVEEKEKSSLEDQETPVKRRYEKKEDSDSGISSAAENSSIDLNLSVSSFIKSKEPGSTARQDNKREKKTMKKTRKFMVDGVEVSVTTSKIITDNDTKNEEMRFLRRQELRELRLLQKEEQRAQQQLSNKLQQQKEQIYKRFEQEVTSKKRHYDTEVENLERQQKQKIERLEQEHTERLRDEAKRIKAEQEKELSKFQNTLKNRKKEELSSKRKRCGFLKRFRKDLIQPCKEEQEFLQKQQQDLDIALKKIIQQQKHELATIERDCLNHKQQLLRAREAAMWELEERQLQEKHQLFKQQLKDQYFMQRHQLLKRHEKEMEQMHRYNQRLIEELKTKQTQERTRLPKIQRSDGKTRMAMYKKSLRISVTAVTPDLERERVKQFAAQEEKRQKNERLHQLQKHENQMRDLQTQCDMNVKELQQLQNEKCHLLIEHETQKLKELDEEHSAELKDWRDKLKPRKMALEDEFARKLQEQEAFFKMTGESTCLNPSSQSRISKFYPVPAVQSTGF
- the slkb gene encoding STE20-like kinase b isoform X2 — its product is MSFFNFRKIFRLGSEKKKKQYDHVHRDTNPEEIWEIVGELGDGAFGKVYKAKNKQTGIFAAAKVIDTKSEDELEDYMVEIDILASCDHENIVKLLDAFYFEAKLWILIEFCGGGAVDAVMLELERPLTEPQIRVVCKQVLEALLYLHNNKVIHRDLKAGNILLTLDGDVKLADFGVSAKNTKTIQRRDSFIGTPYWMAPEVVMCETSKDRPYDYKADIWSLGVTLIELAQIEPPNHEMNPMRVLLKIAKADPPTLQQPSKWSSEFKDFLKHSLDKNVDNRWSTAQLLQHPFVSSVTDSRPLRELIAEAKAEVEVTEEIEELKEEEEEEDNEGNVILRGHKRASSDVSVGSSEDEKLPQSPSILESVPEKIEEVATTKLPDDSVIIGETNKDETVKAENHIQDVTAPGVEEQAVDVSPKEPQETKADDEPEVVPPATPVDTIVHEEETPAKPEEEVKVSEVEQVEETPAKPNEDKPVEEVKVSEVEQGDTLDGLKEIEPAESKEIMGNGELIKEVPASDEKPIEETTKTDEVIKVVADVPSPTGSVEEEKVEEKEKSSLEDQETPVKRRYEKKEDSDSGISSAAENSSIDLNLSVSSFIKSKEPGSTARQDNKREKKTMKKTRKFMVDGVEVSVTTSKIITDNDTKNEEMRFLRRQELRELRLLQKEEQRAQQQLSNKLQQQKEQIYKRFEQEVTSKKRHYDTEVENLERQQKQKIERLEQEHTERLRDEAKRIKAEQEKELSKFQNTLKNRKKEEQEFLQKQQQDLDIALKKIIQQQKHELATIERDCLNHKQQLLRAREAAMWELEERQLQEKHQLFKQQLKDQYFMQRHQLLKRHEKEMEQMHRYNQRLIEELKTKQTQERTRLPKIQRSDGKTRMAMYKKSLRISVTAVTPDLERERVKQFAAQEEKRQKNERLHQLQKHENQMRDLQTQCDMNVKELQQLQNEKCHLLIEHETQKLKELDEEHSAELKDWRDKLKPRKMALEDEFARKLQEQEAFFKMTGESTCLNPSSQSRISKFYPVPAVQSTGF